From a region of the Acanthochromis polyacanthus isolate Apoly-LR-REF ecotype Palm Island chromosome 3, KAUST_Apoly_ChrSc, whole genome shotgun sequence genome:
- the LOC110965238 gene encoding NACHT, LRR and PYD domains-containing protein 3-like isoform X2 — MSAEQLLNTLEDLGDEELEKFKWFLQQNDGGVQNIKKVQLQSSSRWDVVDVMLQTLGADEALKATRKVLEKICRRDLLLRLSDCCSGPENDVVPVPEPRPIKFYQQMLQSTLQDKFLCLQEGWASDQQRLVDIYTELYITAGFHVHVNMQHEVRQIEKAWKPADTEETIKSRDIFKYPPGRYRPIRTVLTNGIAGIGKTFLVHKFVLDWAEQRSNQDVHLLFPFTFRQLNSLQGQEFSLAELIHHCIPESVGITVEALNYIFTALQSSGNGNYDKSHFKLLFVFDGLDESRFHLDLRADDIRSIDATKSTKTDVLLRKLIGGNLLRSARIWITTRPAAANQIPPQLVSIMTEVRGFTDPQKEEYFRKRSRDEEQASSIISHMKNSRSLHIMCHIPVFCWITATVLEELLRTTKGGDLPRTLTEMYSEFLVFHMDRTKEKYGPESCIRYIKTLAKVAFEQLEKGNLIFYEKDLRQSGMDMSEASVCSGVFTEIFKAERGWTDRDKMFSFVHLSVQEFLAALHVRMSLINDNRNVLPSPRLSLRNLPLLLGSKSATKIHRVFIDKALQSPNGHLDLFLRFLLGLSLPTNQEKLQDLLVKMEDSSQTNQKTVEYIKKKLSEDLSAERSINLFHCLNELQDGSLVAEIQQSLRTGRLSTQQLSPAQWSALGFILLSAHKHLDHFSLKDYSATEDALLRLLPVVQSCSRAELSLCNLSERSCAVLSSVLQSSYSLKLLDLSNNQLQDSGVKRLCDGLQSPNCHLETLRLSGCHITQEGCRFLASALSSNHHLKELDLTYNHPGEEAERLLSAVLQDHTCTLRYTHLLDHGGEQRLRPGLKKYFRELKLDPNTAGRHLVLSDGSSRATWVEEEQLYPDHPDRFHPWGQLLCSTGLTGRCYWEVDWEGWVYVAVTYRGIGRTGSSSECWFGFNDRSWSIRCSNQGFFAWHNNQRTELPSASGSHRVAVYVDHPAGIVSFYGVSDRLVHLHTFSSTFTEPLYTGFRIRSDSSVFLCSLQEEEKR; from the exons ATGAGTGCAGAGCAGCTCCTGAACACTCTGGAGGACCTGGGAGACGAAGAGTTGGAGAAGTTCAAGTGGTTCCTGCAGCAGAATGACGGCGGCGTCCAGAACATCAAGAAGGTTCAactgcagagcagcagcaggtgggATGTGGTGGACGTGATGCTGCAGACGCTGGGAGCTGATGAAGCCCTGAAGGCCACCAGGAAGGTTCTAGAGAAGATCTGCAGGAGGGACCTGCTGCTCCGtttgtcagactgctgctccgGACCAGAAA ATGATGTGGTTCCAGTGCCAGAGCCTCGTCCAATTAAATTCTACCAACAGATGCTCCAATCAACCCTCCAGGACAAGTTTCTGTGTTTACAGGAGGGCTGGGCATCAGATCAGCAGCGTCTGGTCGATATCTACACGGAGCTGTACATCACCGCCGGCTTCCACGTCCACGTCAACATGCAGCATGAGGTCCGACAGATCGAGAAGGCCTGGAAACCAGCGGACACAGAAGAAACCATAAAAAGCAGAGACATTTTCAAATATCCCCCCGGACGATACAGACCCATCAGAACAGTGCTAACCAATGGGATTGCAGGGATTGGAAAAACCTTCCTTGTGCACAAGTTTGTGTTGGACTGGGCTGAACAAAGATCCAATCAGGACGTGCATCTCCTTTTCCCCTTCACCTTCCGGCAGCTGAACTCTCTGCAGGGACAAGAGTTCAGTTTGGCAGAGCTCATCCATCACTGCATCCCAGAAAGCGTTGGCATCACCGTGGAGGCTCTGAACTACATCTTCACAGCGCTGCAGTCATCAGGAAATGGAAACTACGACAAGAGCCACTTCAAGCTGCTGTTCGTGTTCGACGGCCTGGATGAGAGCCGTTTCCATCTGGACCTTCGAGCTGACGACATTCGCTCCATCGACGCAACAAAGTCGACCAAAACAGACGTCCTGCTGAGGAAACTCATTGGTGGAAACCTGCTGCGCTCTGCTCGcatctggataaccacacggcctgcagcagccaatcagatccctccacAGCTGGTCAGCATtatgacggaggtcagagggttcactgacccacagaaggaggagtacttcaggaagagatccagagatgaggagcaggccagcagcatcatctcccacatgaagaattcacgaagcctccacatcatgtgccacatcccagtgttctgctggatcactgctacagttctggaggagctgctgagaaccacaaagggaggagatctgcccagaaccctgactgagatgtactCAGAGTTCCTGGTGTTCCACATGGATAGAACCAAAGAGAAATATGGCCCAGAGAGCTGTATCCGCTACATCAAGACTTTGGCAAAAGTGGCTTTCGAGCAGCTGGAGAAGGGCAACCTGATCTTCTACGAAAAAGATCTGAGACAGAGTGGCATGGACATGAGCGAAGCCTCGGTGTGCTCAGGAGTGTTCACGGAGATCTTCAAAGCAGAGCGTGGATGGACCGACAGAGACAAGATGTTcagcttcgtccatctgagcgttcaggagttCCTGGCTGCTCTCCATGTGAGGATGTCACTCATCAACGACAACAGAAACGTGTTGCCGTCACCGCGATTGTCGCTGCGCAACCTGCCGCTGCTTTTAGGCAGCAAGTCTGCCACAAAGATCCACAGGGTTTTCATCGACaaggccttacagagtccaaacggacacctggacctgttcctgcgcttcctcctgggtctgtcgctgccgaccaatcaggaGAAACTACAGGACCTGCTGGTAAAGATGGAGGACAGCTCgcagaccaatcagaaaacgGTGGAGTACATCAAGAAGAAGCTCAGCGAGGATCTGAGCGCAGAGCGAAGCATCAacctgttccactgtctgaatgagcTGCAGGACGGCTCTCTGGTGGCTgagatccaacagtccctgaggaCGGGACGTCTGTCCACCCAGCAGCTGTCTCCGGCCCAGTGGTCAGCTTTGGGCTTCATCCTGCTGTCGGCTCACAAACATCTGGACCACTTCAGCCTGAAGGACTATTCTGCTACCGAGGACGCTCTGCTGAGGCTGCTGCCGGTGGTCCAGAGCTGCAGCCGGGCCGA GCTGAGTTTGTGTAACCTCTCAGAGAGAAGTTGTGCAGTTCTGTCCTCCGTCCTGCAGTCGTCCTACAGCCTGAAGCTTCTGGACCTGAGCAACAACcagctgcaggattcaggagtgaagcgtctttgtgatggactgcagagtccaaactgtcacctggagactctcag gctgtCAGGTTGTCACATCACACAGGAAGGTTGTAGGTTTCTGGCCTCGGCTCTGAGCTCCAACCATCACCTGAAAGAACTGGACCTCAcatacaaccatccaggagaggaggcagagaggctGCTGTCTGCTGTTCTGCAGGACCACACCTGTACGCTcaggtacacacacct GTTGGACCACGGTGGAGAACAGAGGCTGAGGCCTGGTCTGAAGAAAT ACTTCCGTGAACTCAAACTGGACCCGAACACGGCTGGCAGACACCTGGTTCTGTCTGACGGCAGCAGCAGGGCGACGTGGGTGGAAGAGGAGCAGCTGTACCCCGACCATCCGGACCGGTTCCACCCCTGGGGCCAGCTGCTGTGTTCCACTGGTCTGACTGGGCGCTGCTATTGGGAGGTGGACTGGGAGGGCTGGGTTTACGTGGCGGTGACCTACAGAGGAATCGGGCGGACAGGAAGCAGCAGTGAATGCTGGTTCGGGTTCAACGACCGGTCCTGGAGCATTCGCTGCTCCAACCAGGGCTTCTTCGCATGGCACAACAACCAGAGGACGGAGCTGCCGTCGGCCTCAGGGTCCCACAGAGTAGCGGTTTATGTGGACCATCCGGCTGGAATCGTGTCCTTCTACGGGGTCTCCGACCGTCTGgtccacctccacaccttcagcaGCACCTTCACCGAGCCGCTGTACACCGGCTTCAGGATCCGGAGCGActcttcagtgtttctgtgttcgctacaggaggaggagaaacgCTGA
- the LOC110965238 gene encoding NACHT, LRR and PYD domains-containing protein 12-like isoform X1 has translation MMSDDDVRCCHKQENLVLSGSTKNRGLCGHLTLFHMASCLTDDVVPVPEPRPIKFYQQMLQSTLQDKFLCLQEGWASDQQRLVDIYTELYITAGFHVHVNMQHEVRQIEKAWKPADTEETIKSRDIFKYPPGRYRPIRTVLTNGIAGIGKTFLVHKFVLDWAEQRSNQDVHLLFPFTFRQLNSLQGQEFSLAELIHHCIPESVGITVEALNYIFTALQSSGNGNYDKSHFKLLFVFDGLDESRFHLDLRADDIRSIDATKSTKTDVLLRKLIGGNLLRSARIWITTRPAAANQIPPQLVSIMTEVRGFTDPQKEEYFRKRSRDEEQASSIISHMKNSRSLHIMCHIPVFCWITATVLEELLRTTKGGDLPRTLTEMYSEFLVFHMDRTKEKYGPESCIRYIKTLAKVAFEQLEKGNLIFYEKDLRQSGMDMSEASVCSGVFTEIFKAERGWTDRDKMFSFVHLSVQEFLAALHVRMSLINDNRNVLPSPRLSLRNLPLLLGSKSATKIHRVFIDKALQSPNGHLDLFLRFLLGLSLPTNQEKLQDLLVKMEDSSQTNQKTVEYIKKKLSEDLSAERSINLFHCLNELQDGSLVAEIQQSLRTGRLSTQQLSPAQWSALGFILLSAHKHLDHFSLKDYSATEDALLRLLPVVQSCSRAELSLCNLSERSCAVLSSVLQSSYSLKLLDLSNNQLQDSGVKRLCDGLQSPNCHLETLRLSGCHITQEGCRFLASALSSNHHLKELDLTYNHPGEEAERLLSAVLQDHTCTLRLDHGGEQRLRPGLKKYFRELKLDPNTAGRHLVLSDGSSRATWVEEEQLYPDHPDRFHPWGQLLCSTGLTGRCYWEVDWEGWVYVAVTYRGIGRTGSSSECWFGFNDRSWSIRCSNQGFFAWHNNQRTELPSASGSHRVAVYVDHPAGIVSFYGVSDRLVHLHTFSSTFTEPLYTGFRIRSDSSVFLCSLQEEEKR, from the exons ATGATGTCAGATGATGATGTTAGATGTTGCCATAAACAGGAGAACCTTGTGCTTTCTGGTTCTACCAAGAACAGAGGTCTCTGCGGACATCTCACACTGTTCCACATGGCTTCATGTTTGACAGATGATGTGGTTCCAGTGCCAGAGCCTCGTCCAATTAAATTCTACCAACAGATGCTCCAATCAACCCTCCAGGACAAGTTTCTGTGTTTACAGGAGGGCTGGGCATCAGATCAGCAGCGTCTGGTCGATATCTACACGGAGCTGTACATCACCGCCGGCTTCCACGTCCACGTCAACATGCAGCATGAGGTCCGACAGATCGAGAAGGCCTGGAAACCAGCGGACACAGAAGAAACCATAAAAAGCAGAGACATTTTCAAATATCCCCCCGGACGATACAGACCCATCAGAACAGTGCTAACCAATGGGATTGCAGGGATTGGAAAAACCTTCCTTGTGCACAAGTTTGTGTTGGACTGGGCTGAACAAAGATCCAATCAGGACGTGCATCTCCTTTTCCCCTTCACCTTCCGGCAGCTGAACTCTCTGCAGGGACAAGAGTTCAGTTTGGCAGAGCTCATCCATCACTGCATCCCAGAAAGCGTTGGCATCACCGTGGAGGCTCTGAACTACATCTTCACAGCGCTGCAGTCATCAGGAAATGGAAACTACGACAAGAGCCACTTCAAGCTGCTGTTCGTGTTCGACGGCCTGGATGAGAGCCGTTTCCATCTGGACCTTCGAGCTGACGACATTCGCTCCATCGACGCAACAAAGTCGACCAAAACAGACGTCCTGCTGAGGAAACTCATTGGTGGAAACCTGCTGCGCTCTGCTCGcatctggataaccacacggcctgcagcagccaatcagatccctccacAGCTGGTCAGCATtatgacggaggtcagagggttcactgacccacagaaggaggagtacttcaggaagagatccagagatgaggagcaggccagcagcatcatctcccacatgaagaattcacgaagcctccacatcatgtgccacatcccagtgttctgctggatcactgctacagttctggaggagctgctgagaaccacaaagggaggagatctgcccagaaccctgactgagatgtactCAGAGTTCCTGGTGTTCCACATGGATAGAACCAAAGAGAAATATGGCCCAGAGAGCTGTATCCGCTACATCAAGACTTTGGCAAAAGTGGCTTTCGAGCAGCTGGAGAAGGGCAACCTGATCTTCTACGAAAAAGATCTGAGACAGAGTGGCATGGACATGAGCGAAGCCTCGGTGTGCTCAGGAGTGTTCACGGAGATCTTCAAAGCAGAGCGTGGATGGACCGACAGAGACAAGATGTTcagcttcgtccatctgagcgttcaggagttCCTGGCTGCTCTCCATGTGAGGATGTCACTCATCAACGACAACAGAAACGTGTTGCCGTCACCGCGATTGTCGCTGCGCAACCTGCCGCTGCTTTTAGGCAGCAAGTCTGCCACAAAGATCCACAGGGTTTTCATCGACaaggccttacagagtccaaacggacacctggacctgttcctgcgcttcctcctgggtctgtcgctgccgaccaatcaggaGAAACTACAGGACCTGCTGGTAAAGATGGAGGACAGCTCgcagaccaatcagaaaacgGTGGAGTACATCAAGAAGAAGCTCAGCGAGGATCTGAGCGCAGAGCGAAGCATCAacctgttccactgtctgaatgagcTGCAGGACGGCTCTCTGGTGGCTgagatccaacagtccctgaggaCGGGACGTCTGTCCACCCAGCAGCTGTCTCCGGCCCAGTGGTCAGCTTTGGGCTTCATCCTGCTGTCGGCTCACAAACATCTGGACCACTTCAGCCTGAAGGACTATTCTGCTACCGAGGACGCTCTGCTGAGGCTGCTGCCGGTGGTCCAGAGCTGCAGCCGGGCCGA GCTGAGTTTGTGTAACCTCTCAGAGAGAAGTTGTGCAGTTCTGTCCTCCGTCCTGCAGTCGTCCTACAGCCTGAAGCTTCTGGACCTGAGCAACAACcagctgcaggattcaggagtgaagcgtctttgtgatggactgcagagtccaaactgtcacctggagactctcag gctgtCAGGTTGTCACATCACACAGGAAGGTTGTAGGTTTCTGGCCTCGGCTCTGAGCTCCAACCATCACCTGAAAGAACTGGACCTCAcatacaaccatccaggagaggaggcagagaggctGCTGTCTGCTGTTCTGCAGGACCACACCTGTACGCTcag GTTGGACCACGGTGGAGAACAGAGGCTGAGGCCTGGTCTGAAGAAAT ACTTCCGTGAACTCAAACTGGACCCGAACACGGCTGGCAGACACCTGGTTCTGTCTGACGGCAGCAGCAGGGCGACGTGGGTGGAAGAGGAGCAGCTGTACCCCGACCATCCGGACCGGTTCCACCCCTGGGGCCAGCTGCTGTGTTCCACTGGTCTGACTGGGCGCTGCTATTGGGAGGTGGACTGGGAGGGCTGGGTTTACGTGGCGGTGACCTACAGAGGAATCGGGCGGACAGGAAGCAGCAGTGAATGCTGGTTCGGGTTCAACGACCGGTCCTGGAGCATTCGCTGCTCCAACCAGGGCTTCTTCGCATGGCACAACAACCAGAGGACGGAGCTGCCGTCGGCCTCAGGGTCCCACAGAGTAGCGGTTTATGTGGACCATCCGGCTGGAATCGTGTCCTTCTACGGGGTCTCCGACCGTCTGgtccacctccacaccttcagcaGCACCTTCACCGAGCCGCTGTACACCGGCTTCAGGATCCGGAGCGActcttcagtgtttctgtgttcgctacaggaggaggagaaacgCTGA